Proteins encoded by one window of Primulina huaijiensis isolate GDHJ02 chromosome 1, ASM1229523v2, whole genome shotgun sequence:
- the LOC140972610 gene encoding uncharacterized protein, whose translation MEGVTTPPGYSRNSSQSSSFLTPLLISMVGIVATSVAIIVYHLFLVKYCLRWRRREPVNTAARGVPVVSAGVEKKVLDSIPVLAFSAVKGGDLYLRLDKEECVVCLGELEDEDLVRLLPNCKHAFHVRCVDQWFLAHTSCPLCRSSILTQDNPKEIPADTEQTNHNPGEEAYYAPDNTETSLQCVRPSGLLRHCMSLELPHAVEMKSPPRPVAGLNRSISMDPSFAVINIQNEGEITLNNPGSASSSSRGKLKRSESYRTRSVNQIDRMSSKLMRSFSRLRLGKGSQVGPILPY comes from the coding sequence ATGGAGGGAGTGACTACACCGCCTGGATATTCACGAAATAGCTCACAGTCCAGTTCGTTTCTAACGCCGTTGCTGATCTCCATGGTGGGCATAGTTGCCACATCTGTAGCCATAATCGTGTACCATTTATTCCTCGTCAAGTACTGCTTGCGATGGCGGCGGCGAGAACCCGTCAACACAGCGGCGCGAGGCGTGCCGGTGGTCTCTGCCGGGGTGGAGAAGAAAGTCCTCGACTCGATCCCTGTTCTCGCGTTCTCCGCCGTGAAAGGAGGCGACCTTTACCTCCGGTTAGATAAAGAAGAATGCGTCGTGTGTCTAGGGGAATTGGAGGACGAAGATCTGGTCCGATTACTGCCTAACTGCAAGCACGCTTTTCATGTTCGGTGCGTCGATCAATGGTTTCTTGCCCACACGAGCTGCCCCTTGTGCAGGTCTTCGATTCTGACGCAAGATAATCCCAAAGAAATTCCGGCAGATACCGAGCAGACAAATCACAATCCTGGTGAAGAAGCTTATTACGCGCCGGATAACACGGAAACATCGCTGCAGTGTGTACGACCTTCTGGCCTTCTCCGCCACTGCATGTCGTTGGAGCTTCCGCACGCGGTGGAGATGAAGTCTCCGCCACGTCCCGTCGCGGGATTGAACCGATCAATTTCAATGGACCCGTCTTTTGCTGTGATTAACATCCAAAATGAAGGAGAAATCACATTGAATAATCCTGGGTCTGCTTCATCTTCTTCGAGGGGTAAATTGAAGAGGAGTGAATCCTATAGAACGAGATCAGTGAACCAAATCGATCGTATGTCGTCAAAGTTGATGAGATCATTTTCACGGTTACGATTGGGGAAGGGGAGTCAAGTCGGGCCTATTCTTCCATActga